The Anolis carolinensis isolate JA03-04 chromosome 1, rAnoCar3.1.pri, whole genome shotgun sequence genome window below encodes:
- the l2hgdh gene encoding L-2-hydroxyglutarate dehydrogenase, mitochondrial yields MAPLPALLLPQALRAPRTFFLPSRRLGTGEGPTNTFDVAVVGAGIVGLASARELCLRHPSLTFAVLEKEKELAVHQSGHNSGVIHSGIYYTPGSLKAKLCVEGSLLCYEYCDKKGIPYKQCGKLIVAVEQEEIPRLKALYERGLQNKVRGLKLINTKEIQAKEPYCRGLMALDSPYTGIVNYRQVALAYAEDFQAAGGTVLTDFEVKDIQMNKESPIGSEEGMKYPVAVRNSKGEEIHCRHLISCAGLYSDRLSQISGCSPEPRIVPFRGDYLVLKPEKCYLVRGNIYPVPDPRFPFLGFHFTPRMDGSVWLGPNAVLAFKREGYKFYDFSVPDFIDATAYSGLWKLVLRNFSYGMGEMYRACFLSAQVKQLQRFIPEVTVNDILRGPAGVRAQALDRDGNLVDDFVFDGGSGDIGARILHVRNAPSPAATSSLAIAKMIADEVEHRFHL; encoded by the exons ATGGCGCCGCTGCCAGCCCTCCTCCTCCCGCAGGCCTTGCGGGCCCCTCGGACCTTCTTTCTCCCCTCACGGCGCCTCGGCACCGGAGAAGGCCCCACAAA CACCTTTGACGTTGCTGTCGTTGGGGCCGGCATCGTGGGCCTGGCCTCGGCCCGGGAGCTGTGCTTGCGACATCCATCTCTCACCTTCGCGGTgctggaaaaggagaaggagttaG CCGTCCATCAGAGTGGACACAACAGTGGTGTTATTCACAGTGGAATCTACTACACACCCGGATCACTGAAAGCCAAGCTGTGTGTGGAGGGATCACTCCTGTGCTATGAATACTGTGACAAGAAGGGGATCCCATATAAACAGTGCGGCAAG CTGATAGTAGCGGTGGAGCAGGAAGAAATCCCCAGGCTCAAGGCTCTGTACGAGAGAGGGCTGCAGAACAAAGTCCGGGGGCTGAAGCTGATAAACACCAAAGAGATACAAGCAAAGGAACCCTATTGCCGG GGTTTAATGGCACTGGACTCCCCCTACACGGGCATTGTCAATTACAGACAGGTGGCCTTGGCTTATGCAGAAGACTTCCAGGCTGCAGGAGGGACCGTCTTGACTGATTTTGAAGTGAAAGACATTCAGATGAACAAGGAAAGTCCCATTGGAAGTGAAGAAG GGATGAAATATCCAGTTGCTGTTAGAAACTCAAAG GGAGAGGAAATCCACTGCCGGCATCTCATCTCTTGCGCAGGACTTTACTCAGATCGCCTTTCTCAGATCAGCGGCTGCAGCCCTGAGCCCCGCATCGTGCCTTTCCGGGGCGATTATTTGGTGCTGAAACCAGAGAAGTGCTACCTGGTTAGAGGAAACATTTATCCG GTACCTGACCCTCGATTTCCCTTCCTGGGCTTTCATTTCACTCCAAGGATGGATGGCAGCGTCTGGCTTGGGCCCAATGCCGTTCTCGCCTTCAAACGAGAGGGATACAAATTCTATGACTTCAGTGTCCCAGATTTTATAGATGCGACTGCATACAG TGGTTTATGGAAGCTGGTGCTCAGGAACTTCTCATATGGGATGGGAGAAATGTACAGAGCCTGCTTCCTCAGTGCACAAGTGAAGCAGCTACAGAGATTCATACCTGAAGTCACCGTCAATGATATCCTCAG AGGTCCAGCTGGTGTCAGAGCTCAGGCCTTGGACAGAGACGGGAACTTAGTAGACGATTTTGTATTTGATGGAGGCTCTGGAGACATCGGTGCCCGGATTCTCCATGTCAGAAACGCCCCTTCTCCGGCTGCTACTTCCTCCCTTGCCATTGCTAAAATGATTGCCGATGAGGTGGAGCACAGATTTCATTTATGA
- the dmac2l gene encoding ATP synthase subunit s, mitochondrial isoform X2, with product MLTEALIRQGNVWKTLASCDGRRHFWGWLNSVFNKVDHERIQAVGPDRAASEWLLRCGAFVRYHGLDKWQQDYNGLPTGPLGKYKIQAIDATESCIMYKGFDYLDGLEHVEEIKFSKCMYIQDDCLQRLSETPSLQKSLLRLWIISCGNVTDKGVIALHKLSNLEYLFLSDLPGIKEKETTAQILRKSMPALELELDLD from the exons ATGCTGACTGAAGCGTTGATTCGCCAAGGAAATGTATGGAAGACACTGGCCTCCTGTGATGGACGCCGGCACTTCTGGGGCTGGCTGAACAGCGTTTTCAACAA GGTGGACCATGAACGGATCCAGGCCGTTGGCCCAGACAGAGCAGCTTCAGAGTGGCTCCTCCGGTGCGGAGCGTTTGTGCGATATCATGGATTGGATAAATGGCAGCAAGATTACAACGGCCTCCCGACTGGGCCGCTAGGAAAATACAAGATCCAAGCTATCGATGCCACGGAATCATGCATCATGTATAAGGGATTTGATTATTTGG ATGGCCTGGAGCATGTTGAGGAAATAAAATTTTCCAAGTGCATGTACATCCAAGATGACTGCTTACAACGGCTCAGCGAGACCCCAAGCCTGCAGAAAAGCCTACTACGTTTGTGGATAATCTCCTGCGGGAATGTCACGGATAAAGGCGTCATTGCATTGCATAAGCTCAG TAACCTTGAATATTTGTTCCTGAGTGACCTCCCTgggataaaagaaaaagaaaccacagCACAGATCCTTAGGAAATCAATGCCGGCTCTGGAGCTGGAGCTAGACTTGGACTAA
- the dmac2l gene encoding ATP synthase subunit s, mitochondrial isoform X1 — translation MPAPTTATSKVLQKVNVEKIKIGIQPANTVVTFEMLTEALIRQGNVWKTLASCDGRRHFWGWLNSVFNKVDHERIQAVGPDRAASEWLLRCGAFVRYHGLDKWQQDYNGLPTGPLGKYKIQAIDATESCIMYKGFDYLDGLEHVEEIKFSKCMYIQDDCLQRLSETPSLQKSLLRLWIISCGNVTDKGVIALHKLSNLEYLFLSDLPGIKEKETTAQILRKSMPALELELDLD, via the exons ATGCCGGCCCCAACGACAGCAACGTCAAAGGTGCTGCAGAAAGTGAATGTAGAGAAAATCAAGATCG GAATCCAACCAGCTAATACAGTTGTGACCTTTGAGATGCTGACTGAAGCGTTGATTCGCCAAGGAAATGTATGGAAGACACTGGCCTCCTGTGATGGACGCCGGCACTTCTGGGGCTGGCTGAACAGCGTTTTCAACAA GGTGGACCATGAACGGATCCAGGCCGTTGGCCCAGACAGAGCAGCTTCAGAGTGGCTCCTCCGGTGCGGAGCGTTTGTGCGATATCATGGATTGGATAAATGGCAGCAAGATTACAACGGCCTCCCGACTGGGCCGCTAGGAAAATACAAGATCCAAGCTATCGATGCCACGGAATCATGCATCATGTATAAGGGATTTGATTATTTGG ATGGCCTGGAGCATGTTGAGGAAATAAAATTTTCCAAGTGCATGTACATCCAAGATGACTGCTTACAACGGCTCAGCGAGACCCCAAGCCTGCAGAAAAGCCTACTACGTTTGTGGATAATCTCCTGCGGGAATGTCACGGATAAAGGCGTCATTGCATTGCATAAGCTCAG TAACCTTGAATATTTGTTCCTGAGTGACCTCCCTgggataaaagaaaaagaaaccacagCACAGATCCTTAGGAAATCAATGCCGGCTCTGGAGCTGGAGCTAGACTTGGACTAA